One window from the genome of Trichocoleus sp. FACHB-46 encodes:
- a CDS encoding phytoene desaturase — protein sequence MQIIVIGSGFGGLSAAIRLQAQGHQVTIVEKRDQPGGRASVYQQDGFTFDAGPTIITAPDLIHELFELSDRKTEDYVTLVPLDPFYNVRFEDGSVFHYNGDQDYLIKQIHQFNPGDVEGYHRFYRASEQVFEKGFPLMTQSFSHFSDMLKVAPDMLQLQSFKSVAGFVNQYIQDERLRQVFSFHPLLIGGNLFQSTSVYAMIHKLEQAFGVWFAMGGTGALVQALARLFQELGGELQLNCEVAEILIDSKTQRATGVALKSGQLLPAEAIVTNADIASTYLDLVPPQFRCKYRDRHLESLRYSMSLFVLYFGTNRRYDQMAHHEILMGPRYREWIVDLFERKHLASDFSLYLHRPTATDPTLAPPGCDAWYALAPVPNLDGPTDWQERTQPYRDAIVQYLEQQYLPDLSQHIVTERVINPLYFRHELNSYKGSAFSVEPTLFQSAWFRPHNRSEDISNLYCVGAGTHPGAGLPGVMSSGKIVATLIGTA from the coding sequence ATGCAGATTATTGTGATTGGCAGTGGTTTTGGTGGACTGTCGGCTGCCATCCGGCTACAGGCGCAGGGCCATCAAGTGACGATTGTGGAAAAGCGGGATCAGCCGGGAGGTCGTGCCTCTGTGTATCAACAAGACGGGTTCACGTTTGATGCGGGTCCCACCATCATTACAGCTCCTGATTTGATTCATGAGTTGTTTGAATTGAGCGATCGCAAAACGGAGGATTATGTCACCTTGGTGCCGCTCGACCCGTTCTACAATGTGCGGTTTGAAGATGGCTCCGTGTTTCACTACAACGGCGATCAAGATTACCTGATAAAGCAAATTCACCAGTTCAATCCGGGTGATGTAGAGGGCTACCATCGCTTCTACCGGGCATCAGAACAGGTGTTTGAGAAAGGGTTCCCCCTGATGACCCAGTCCTTTAGCCACTTCAGCGATATGCTCAAGGTTGCCCCGGATATGCTGCAATTGCAGTCCTTCAAATCTGTCGCAGGGTTTGTGAATCAATACATCCAAGATGAGCGATTGCGCCAAGTATTTAGCTTCCACCCACTACTGATTGGAGGTAATCTGTTTCAAAGCACCTCCGTCTACGCCATGATTCACAAACTGGAGCAAGCCTTTGGCGTTTGGTTTGCCATGGGGGGTACGGGAGCTTTGGTCCAAGCTTTGGCACGCCTGTTTCAGGAATTGGGTGGAGAGCTACAGCTCAATTGTGAAGTAGCCGAGATTTTGATCGATAGCAAAACGCAGCGGGCCACAGGTGTTGCCCTCAAAAGTGGACAGTTGCTGCCAGCCGAAGCGATCGTCACGAATGCCGATATTGCGTCTACTTACCTGGATCTGGTGCCGCCTCAGTTTCGCTGCAAGTATCGCGATCGCCACCTGGAAAGCCTGCGCTACTCGATGTCCTTATTTGTCTTGTACTTCGGGACCAATCGCCGGTATGACCAAATGGCGCACCATGAGATATTGATGGGGCCGCGTTACCGTGAATGGATAGTGGACTTGTTCGAGCGCAAGCACCTAGCCTCCGACTTCTCGCTCTATCTGCATCGTCCGACAGCCACCGATCCCACTCTGGCCCCACCCGGTTGTGATGCTTGGTATGCCCTGGCACCTGTGCCCAACCTGGACGGTCCCACCGATTGGCAGGAGAGGACCCAGCCTTACCGAGATGCAATTGTTCAGTATTTAGAACAGCAGTATCTACCAGACTTATCGCAGCACATCGTCACGGAGCGTGTGATTAATCCGCTCTACTTTCGCCATGAGTTAAATAGTTATAAGGGCAGTGCCTTTTCCGTGGAGCCCACGCTGTTTCAATCTGCTTGGTTTCGCCCCCATAATCGAAGTGAAGACATCTCGAATCTCTATTGTGTAGGAGCTGGGACACATCCCGGAGCAGGTCTACCAGGTGTGATGAGTTCTGGAAAAATTGTGGCGACCCTGATTGGTACCGCCTAG
- a CDS encoding PEP-CTERM sorting domain-containing protein, which translates to MQCLSAVYPLRAMIKAIQMQPSIAVIGSACLALGMGLPAVALSPKPVFDRVDRFSTNLPTATGADEADIYYPVSSPNASVDSLPVVLLLQGALVDKADYTNFASQVAQYGFAVIVPNHIRTATDPVTGQAFTGFFPEQQQVNEVLAYATAANTNTASPLANLLNPNKLGLIGHSLGGAVGLSAIQDICFPFLCTGRFSRPPELMAGVFYGSTFRDPRFGGMIPPIENDGIPVALIAGDRDGVVGNFAAVEETYEQIQDSPKALVTIQGANHYGITNEDSLRDPVRPTLDQDIATETIARWSGLFLRASLLNDSGALDYIYNQGDGLDENVSVTSEVATVPEPTSLVGILAFGVLGTARRLKRRQ; encoded by the coding sequence ATGCAGTGTCTCTCTGCTGTTTATCCGCTTAGAGCCATGATCAAAGCTATTCAGATGCAGCCCTCAATTGCCGTCATCGGGTCAGCTTGTCTTGCCTTAGGAATGGGGCTTCCTGCGGTTGCTTTGAGTCCTAAACCAGTATTCGATCGCGTCGATCGCTTCAGCACTAATCTTCCCACTGCGACAGGCGCAGATGAAGCTGACATTTACTATCCGGTTTCATCACCCAATGCCTCTGTCGATTCGCTGCCTGTGGTTCTACTACTACAGGGCGCGTTAGTGGATAAAGCAGATTACACAAACTTTGCGAGTCAAGTTGCTCAATATGGCTTTGCAGTGATTGTGCCAAACCATATCAGAACTGCGACCGATCCCGTGACGGGACAAGCTTTCACCGGCTTCTTTCCAGAGCAGCAACAGGTCAATGAGGTCCTGGCCTATGCCACTGCCGCCAACACCAATACGGCTTCTCCACTCGCCAACCTCCTGAACCCTAACAAACTCGGGTTGATTGGGCATTCTCTCGGCGGGGCCGTTGGGCTGAGCGCCATTCAGGATATCTGCTTTCCTTTTCTTTGCACGGGTAGGTTCTCCCGACCACCAGAACTGATGGCAGGGGTTTTTTACGGCTCAACCTTTAGAGATCCTCGCTTTGGTGGCATGATTCCCCCCATTGAGAATGACGGAATTCCTGTGGCTTTAATCGCGGGCGATCGCGATGGGGTTGTGGGTAATTTTGCTGCGGTTGAAGAAACTTACGAGCAGATTCAAGATTCACCTAAAGCATTGGTCACCATACAAGGTGCCAATCACTATGGGATTACCAACGAAGACAGCCTGCGTGACCCAGTTCGACCGACGTTAGACCAGGACATTGCGACAGAAACGATCGCTCGTTGGAGTGGACTGTTCTTACGAGCCTCTCTGCTCAATGACTCTGGTGCACTGGATTACATCTATAACCAAGGAGACGGTCTAGATGAAAACGTCAGTGTCACCAGTGAAGTAGCAACTGTTCCAGAGCCTACCTCGTTGGTCGGCATCTTAGCCTTTGGGGTTCTCGGAACTGCGAGGAGGCTGAAGCGTCGTCAATAA
- a CDS encoding GTP-binding protein: MISRAIPVTVITGYLGSGKTTLLNRILTFEHGKKVAVIVNEFGDVGIDGQLVMNADEEILEMNNGCICCTVRGDLIRIISNLLERQEKFDHLVIETTGLADPAPVIQSFFVDEAMHSKTELDAVVTVVDVKHIWNHWDSSEAQEQIAFADVIVLNKMDLVSSEQADVLEKRIRAANAIAKIHRTQNCELEIGAILGVKAFDLKNALSIDPEFLGEDAHEHDETVTSISIVETGSVSSDKLTTWLNQLVQAQGQNIFRMKGILNVDDEDRRFVLQGVHMLLDGRPGKPWKPNENRRNEMVFIGRDLPEAVLKEGFQSCLV, encoded by the coding sequence ATGATCAGTCGCGCGATTCCTGTTACTGTCATTACCGGCTATTTGGGATCTGGAAAGACCACACTACTTAATCGCATTTTAACATTTGAGCATGGCAAGAAAGTTGCTGTGATTGTTAATGAGTTTGGCGATGTCGGAATTGATGGTCAGCTTGTGATGAATGCTGATGAAGAAATTTTGGAAATGAATAATGGTTGTATCTGCTGCACAGTGAGAGGTGATTTAATTCGGATCATTAGTAATCTTTTGGAGAGGCAGGAAAAGTTTGATCATTTGGTCATTGAAACCACGGGTTTAGCAGATCCAGCACCTGTGATTCAATCTTTCTTTGTTGATGAAGCAATGCATTCAAAAACAGAGCTAGATGCCGTTGTGACGGTGGTCGATGTAAAACATATTTGGAATCACTGGGATAGCAGTGAGGCTCAGGAACAAATTGCCTTCGCCGATGTCATTGTTCTCAATAAAATGGATCTCGTTTCTTCAGAGCAGGCAGACGTTTTAGAGAAACGAATTCGAGCTGCTAACGCGATCGCAAAAATCCATCGGACTCAGAATTGTGAGCTAGAGATTGGTGCAATTTTAGGCGTGAAAGCTTTTGATCTGAAAAATGCCCTATCGATCGATCCCGAATTTCTAGGCGAAGACGCCCACGAACATGATGAAACGGTGACATCTATCTCGATTGTGGAAACAGGGTCTGTTAGTAGTGACAAGCTTACCACCTGGCTAAATCAGCTCGTACAGGCACAGGGACAGAACATCTTTCGGATGAAGGGCATTTTGAATGTCGATGACGAGGATCGGCGGTTTGTGCTTCAGGGAGTTCATATGCTTTTAGACGGCAGACCCGGAAAGCCTTGGAAGCCAAATGAAAATCGTCGAAATGAAATGGTTTTTATCGGTCGTGATCTCCCTGAAGCAGTTTTGAAAGAAGGGTTTCAGTCTTGCTTGGTTTAA
- a CDS encoding DUF1097 domain-containing protein, translating to MRKLDAYSISIGVLGAVDTYLTATLILVPVWVTFIAWASFFILGGKSSGLKQSIASNLTGITIASLTLLSIALLNANPLVAAICVGMGSAAMVQASKIPLLTAVPAIVWGFASTVGTTAATGNPITAPGLDNPALVTAVAMILGNVFGYLSEIWGDAMTQEQTSVGKRTYV from the coding sequence ATGAGAAAGTTGGATGCTTATAGTATCAGCATTGGAGTTTTAGGTGCAGTTGATACTTATCTGACAGCTACATTGATTCTTGTTCCTGTATGGGTAACATTTATTGCTTGGGCATCTTTCTTTATCCTAGGTGGTAAGTCTTCAGGGCTGAAGCAAAGTATTGCCTCTAACCTGACGGGAATTACGATCGCCTCTCTCACTCTGTTAAGCATTGCCTTACTAAATGCCAATCCTTTGGTTGCTGCAATTTGTGTTGGGATGGGCAGTGCTGCGATGGTACAAGCCTCTAAAATTCCTCTACTCACTGCAGTGCCAGCAATTGTTTGGGGGTTTGCTTCTACGGTTGGTACTACTGCTGCAACAGGCAACCCCATTACCGCGCCAGGGTTAGACAATCCTGCCTTGGTTACTGCAGTAGCAATGATATTGGGCAATGTGTTTGGCTATTTGTCAGAAATATGGGGTGATGCTATGACTCAGGAGCAAACTTCTGTGGGAAAACGCACCTACGTCTGA
- the nthB gene encoding nitrile hydratase subunit beta: MKLQHYIGGLEGLEPSSFEKRVFVQSWEERIFGIHVAMMGLSDHLEAVKTVPTQFKSCWTWGHLRKGAEGLNPFDYFKYRYYEKWLGGISGFFMESGYVSSEELDAKTTAYLENPAAPLPKGGEPAIDEQVMEYLRVGDSPKVDVAVQPKFKVGDVVTVKNPPPVAHCKLPGYLRMKQGVIDEVYEGAYNYYFSTGDGVGNSMPIYNVKFDSHDIWDNLSEPKTWIYVQIFEGYLDDPA, translated from the coding sequence ATGAAACTACAGCACTATATCGGTGGTTTGGAAGGACTGGAGCCATCTAGTTTTGAAAAGCGTGTCTTCGTCCAGTCTTGGGAGGAGCGAATCTTTGGAATTCACGTTGCCATGATGGGCTTGAGTGATCATTTAGAAGCCGTTAAGACAGTGCCCACTCAGTTCAAGAGTTGCTGGACCTGGGGACACCTCCGCAAAGGTGCTGAAGGTTTAAATCCATTTGATTATTTCAAATATCGCTATTACGAGAAATGGTTGGGCGGTATTTCCGGTTTCTTTATGGAATCGGGATACGTATCCTCAGAGGAATTAGATGCCAAAACGACGGCATATTTGGAGAACCCAGCAGCTCCCTTACCCAAGGGTGGAGAACCCGCGATCGATGAGCAGGTAATGGAGTATTTGCGTGTAGGGGACTCCCCAAAAGTCGATGTAGCAGTTCAACCAAAATTTAAAGTAGGGGATGTGGTGACAGTCAAAAATCCCCCACCTGTCGCACATTGCAAGTTGCCAGGTTATCTCCGGATGAAGCAAGGTGTGATAGACGAGGTCTATGAAGGGGCGTACAACTACTACTTTTCAACAGGCGATGGAGTAGGCAATTCAATGCCCATCTATAACGTAAAGTTTGACTCCCACGATATTTGGGATAACCTGAGCGAACCGAAGACGTGGATTTATGTGCAAATTTTTGAAGGGTATTTAGATGACCCTGCTTAA
- the nthA gene encoding nitrile hydratase subunit alpha translates to MTENIDRETHSAARVRALESLLIEKGIITGETVDKVIEFFEKDMGPFNGAKIVAKAWVDPTFKQRLLEDTPAAIAEMNFPRGMTGAEGEHMKAVENTQEVHNLIVCTMCSCYPWPVLGLPPYWFKDPTFRARAIREPRKVLQEFGLEIPESIQVAVWDTSAQIRWFVIPERPMGTEGWTEEQLAAIVTPEAMQGAAKVVVPT, encoded by the coding sequence ATGACAGAAAATATCGATCGTGAAACCCACAGCGCAGCGCGTGTTCGAGCATTAGAATCCCTTTTGATTGAGAAGGGAATCATCACTGGCGAAACCGTTGATAAGGTGATTGAGTTTTTTGAAAAAGATATGGGACCGTTTAACGGTGCCAAGATTGTTGCTAAAGCCTGGGTTGATCCCACGTTTAAGCAACGTTTGTTGGAAGACACTCCTGCGGCGATCGCTGAAATGAATTTCCCCCGTGGTATGACGGGTGCGGAAGGAGAACACATGAAGGCAGTCGAAAACACCCAAGAGGTTCATAACTTGATTGTTTGCACAATGTGCTCTTGCTATCCGTGGCCCGTCTTAGGGTTGCCTCCGTACTGGTTTAAGGACCCCACCTTTCGAGCTAGGGCGATTCGGGAACCGCGCAAAGTCTTGCAAGAGTTTGGGCTAGAGATTCCCGAATCTATTCAGGTTGCCGTTTGGGATACGAGTGCTCAAATTCGTTGGTTTGTCATTCCTGAACGTCCTATGGGAACGGAAGGCTGGACAGAGGAGCAATTGGCCGCGATTGTGACACCAGAAGCGATGCAGGGTGCGGCAAAGGTTGTTGTCCCTACTTAA
- a CDS encoding nitrile hydratase accessory protein has protein sequence MQVKFEQFAATSMLGSADAPPRNNGELLFQRPWEGRAFGMAIALSKKGHYEWEDFRQGLIASIAEWEATHCKDDPEWDYYQRWLLALERLAVESNLLDPAEVDQRTAELLAQETQSV, from the coding sequence ATGCAAGTGAAATTTGAGCAGTTTGCAGCCACCAGTATGTTGGGTAGTGCAGATGCTCCACCCCGTAATAATGGTGAGTTGTTATTTCAACGTCCCTGGGAAGGACGCGCCTTTGGGATGGCAATCGCGCTATCCAAAAAGGGGCATTATGAGTGGGAGGACTTTCGGCAGGGATTGATTGCCTCGATCGCGGAGTGGGAAGCAACCCACTGTAAGGATGACCCTGAATGGGATTACTATCAGCGCTGGTTACTGGCTTTGGAGCGCTTAGCCGTGGAATCGAACCTCCTTGATCCAGCTGAGGTGGATCAGCGTACCGCCGAACTATTGGCTCAGGAAACCCAGTCGGTTTGA
- a CDS encoding HupE/UreJ family protein has protein sequence MPQQLLRSISLRTFNLTRVLQLTTVLLMLFISTSALAHHPMGGKTPSNFVEGFLSGVAHPVIGFDHFAFIVAVGLLAATKRQGILIAIAFVLSAMVGTGLHLMGVSLLGAELLISGSVLLFGILLVLKDSPNTLLIMALAALAGMCHGYAYGEAIFGASMVPLLAYLLGFTVIQMGITTSVMMLSQSLSQRKDASQMSFKIRFAGFVLCGIGAAFFSSQLIDTILPTLNN, from the coding sequence ATGCCTCAACAGTTACTTCGATCTATCTCCTTGAGAACGTTCAACCTAACCCGAGTCCTACAACTGACCACAGTTTTGCTGATGCTGTTTATCAGCACCTCTGCCTTGGCACATCACCCAATGGGTGGCAAAACACCCTCTAACTTCGTCGAAGGCTTTTTGTCTGGGGTGGCGCATCCCGTGATTGGGTTCGATCATTTTGCCTTTATTGTGGCTGTTGGCTTACTAGCCGCCACCAAACGGCAGGGCATTTTAATTGCGATCGCGTTTGTGTTATCTGCAATGGTCGGCACTGGGCTGCATCTGATGGGGGTTAGTTTGCTCGGAGCAGAATTATTGATTTCAGGCTCAGTTTTGCTATTCGGCATTTTGCTGGTGTTGAAAGACAGCCCTAACACATTGCTGATTATGGCTTTGGCAGCGCTAGCTGGCATGTGTCACGGGTATGCTTATGGCGAAGCGATTTTCGGCGCTTCTATGGTTCCCCTCCTTGCTTATTTGCTAGGGTTCACCGTTATCCAAATGGGAATTACGACCAGTGTAATGATGCTGAGTCAATCTTTATCACAACGTAAGGATGCCTCCCAAATGTCGTTTAAGATCCGGTTCGCTGGATTCGTGCTATGTGGTATTGGTGCAGCTTTTTTCTCGTCTCAACTGATCGATACTATTTTGCCTACACTAAATAATTAG